One genomic region from Euleptes europaea isolate rEulEur1 chromosome 6, rEulEur1.hap1, whole genome shotgun sequence encodes:
- the LOC130478775 gene encoding olfactory receptor 5AR1-like yields MPVGNSTTTTVTEFILLGISEDPQMRPVCFVVFLIIYLVNVVGNLGMIILISFDFQLHNPMYFFLWHLSFCDICYSTAIAPRMLSDLLSESRIISFTSCTAQFYFFAAFVDAECYILAVMAYDRYVAICKPLLYSSAMSKDLCIRLLIGSYIAGTTNAIIHTTATFSLSFCNSNLINHFFCDVPPLLGISCSDTHINEILLFAFAGFVEMSSLSVILVSYIFILAAILRMNSAAGRFKAFSTCGSHFTGVTLFYGTVIFMYLRPTSVYALDQDKWASVFYTVVIPMLNPLIYSLRNKDVKEAFKKLINKKLNSVLI; encoded by the coding sequence ATGCCTGTGGGAAATAGTACTACTACTACTGTCACTGAGTTCATCCTCCTGGGCATCTCAGAGGATCCACAGATGAGACCAGTATGCTTTGTGGTGTTCCTGATTATCTATCTGGTCAACGTTGTGGGCAACCTAGGCATGATCATCTTGATCTCATTTGATTTCCAACTTCACAACCCTATGTACTTCTTCCTGTGGCATCTCTCCTTCTGTGACATCTGCTACTCAACTGCTATTGCCCCCAGAATGCTGTCTGACTTATTATCTGAAAGCAGAATTATCTCCTTCACTAGTTGCACGGCCCAGTTCTACTTCTTTGCAGCCTTTGTAGATGCCGAGTGCTACATTTTGGCAGTGATGGCCTATGACCGCTATGTGGCTATTTGTAAACCACTGCTCTACTCCTCTGCCATGTCCAAAGATCTCTGCATCCGGCTCTTAATTGGATCATATATTGCTGGTACAACTAATGCCATAATACACACAACAGCCACTTTCAGCCTTAGTTTCTGCAACTCCAACCTCATTAACCATTTTTTCTGTGATGTTCCTCCACTTCTGGGAATCTCCTGCTCTGACACCCACATCAATGAGATTCTGCTCTTTGCTTTTGCTGGCTTTGTTGAGATGAGCTCCCTCTCTGTCATCCTGGTCTCTTATATCTTCATCTTAGCTGCCATCCTGAGAATGAATTCTGCTGCAGGGAGATTCAAAGCCTTTTCCACCTGTGGATCTCACTTCACTGGAGTCACTTTGTTTTATGGGACTGTGATTTTCATGTATTTACGTCCCACTTCTGTCTATGCCCTGGACCAAGACAAATGGGCATCTGTGTTCTACACTGTGGTGATCCCCATGCTCAACCCTCTGATCTACAGCCTGAGGAACAAAGATGTTAAAGAAGCATTCAAGAAACTCATCAATAAGAAGCTAAATTCTGTCTTAATCTGA
- the LOC130478674 gene encoding olfactory receptor 5F1-like has translation MQMRNNTFVTEFVLTGLTDISELQILLFVMFVAVYAITLVGNLGVISLIRLSPQLHTPMYFFLSHLSFLDVCYSSSVTPKLLADLLQEKKLISSAGCFTQLYFYAAFATTECYLLAVMAYDRYVAICSPLLYLVSMSLRKRVFLIAVSYAAGNINALVHTVAASRLSFCGLNTIHHFYCEGPPLFAIACSDVSLNELLMFVCVGFNLITTIITIIVSYTCILVTVLKISSSKSRQKTFSTCTSHLIVIIIFFGGFVIMYARPSSRQTHNLDQIVSVLYIVVTPMVNPMIYSLRNTEVRNVFRRFLGRSVFQHM, from the coding sequence ATGCAAATGAGAAACAACACATTCGTAACTGAATTCGTGCTCACAGGGCTGACGGATATTTCAGAGCTGCAGATCCTCCTGTTTGTGATGTTTGTTGCTGTTTATGCCATCACCCTGGTGGGTAATCTGGGCGTGATTTCCTTAATCAGGTTGTCTCCTCAGCTCCACACTCCTATGTACTTTTTCCTCAGCCACTTGTCTTTCCTCGATGTCTGTTATTCATCATCAGTCACCCCCAAGTTGCTAGCTGATCTCTTACAAGAGAAGAAGCTAATTTCTTCTGCTGGTTGTTTCACTCAGCTTTACTTTTATGCTGCATTTGCCACCACTGAATGCTATCTTCTGGCTGTGATGGCGTATGACCGCTATGTGGCTATTTGTAGCCCACTACTCTATTTAGTCTCCATGTCTCTAAGAAAACGTGTGTTCCTAATAGCTGTTTCCTATGCTGCTGGGAATATAAATGCCTTAGTCCATACAGTTGCTGCTTCTAGACTATCATTCTGTGGCCTAAATACCATTCATCACTTTTATTGTGAGGGCCCTCCGCTGTTTGCAATTGCATGTTCCGATGTCAGTCTCAATGAACTGctgatgtttgtgtgtgttggtttCAATTTGATAACAACCATTATTACCATTATCGTCTCTTACACTTGCATCTTGGTCACTGTTTTAAAGATCAGCTCTTCCAAGAGCCGGCAGAAAACCTTCTCCACTTGCACATCCCACCTCATTGTCATTATcattttctttggaggttttgtcATCATGTATGCACGTCCTAGCTCTAGGCAAACTCACAACCTAGACCAAATAGTTTCTGTGTTGTATATAGTGGTTACTCCCATGGTGAACCCCATGATATATAGTCTGAGGAACACTGAAGTAAGGAATGTCTTCAGAAGATTTCTGGGGAGATCTGTTTTCCAACACATGTGA
- the LOC130479625 gene encoding LOW QUALITY PROTEIN: olfactory receptor 1013-like (The sequence of the model RefSeq protein was modified relative to this genomic sequence to represent the inferred CDS: inserted 2 bases in 1 codon), protein MQLILFVAFLVTYIVNLAGNITLIALICSSSRLHTPMYFFIGNLSFLDLWYSSVYTLKILVNCISEDKSISFRGCAAQFFFSAGLAYSECYLLAAMAYDRYVAIATLLLYATTMSRKLCTGLVALSYLSGFINATIITSETFTLSFCNGNIIDDFFCDLPPMVKLSCAVPESYPSVLYFILASNVITPSAVILASYTFILVAILRIHSTERRLKAFSICASHLTAVTLYYGSXSSNYSRPSSSYALERDKVVSVFYTVVIPMLNPLIYSLRNKDVKNALKKLIMKWMAV, encoded by the exons ATGCAGTTGATCCTCTTTGTGGCATTTCTAGTAACATATATTGTTAATCTGGCAGGGAACATCACACTCATTGCTCTAATCTGCAGTAGTTCCCGTCTTCATACACCCATGTATTTCTTCATTGGGAACCTATCTTTCCTGGACCTCTGGTATTCCTCAGTTTACACCCTGAAGATCCTGGTGAACTGTATCTCAGAGGATAAAAGCATTTCCTTCAGAGGTTGTGCTGCCCAGTTCTTCTTCTCTGCTGGTCTTGCTTATAGTGAGTGCTACCTCCTGGCAGCCATGGCTTATGATCGATATGTGGCCATTGCTACTCTGCTGCTATATGCCACTACCATGTCCAGAAAGCTATGCACAGGACTAGTGGCCCTCTCATATCTAAGTGGTTTTATCAATGCCACAATCATCACCAGTGAAACCTTCACATTGAGCTTCTGCAATGGCAACATCATTGATGACTTCTTTTGTGATCTACCCCCAATGGTGAAGCTCTCCTGTGCTGTGCCTGAAAGCTATCCGTCTGTGCTGTACTTTATTCTAGCCTCTAATGTCATTACACCTTCAGCAGTTATCCTTGCCTCCTATACCTTTATTCTGGTAGCCATTTTGAGGATCCACTCCACTGAAAGGAGGCTGAAAGCCTTCTCTATATGTGCCTCCCATCTGACAGCTGTCACTTTGTACTATGGCTC ATCCTCCAACTACTCACGCCCTAGCTCCAGTTATGCCTTGGAGAGGGATAAAGTAGTATCTGTTTTCTACACAGTGGTGATCCCTATGCTGAATCCCTTGATCTACAGCCTGAGGAACAAAGACGTGAAGAATGCTCTGAAGAAACTAATTATGAAATGGATGGCAGTCTAA